TTCCCGCACGCTGCGCTACGGCATTGCCGAAAATCTCTACGGCTATGACGCGATCATGGCGTTCCGCGCGGCGCGCTCGCCGGCCGGGTTGATGCGTCGGACCGACAAGACCGTGATCTCCACCTATGGCCGCGACACCGCCGTGGCCTCGACATTGTTCTATCGAGATTCGCTGGCCGGCAAGGTCGGTCGGCAAATGCAGACCTGGGTGCGCTTCCCCGAGGGCTGGAGAATCGTTGCGGCCCATGTCAGCATCATCAATGAACCTGGATCCTAGACATGAGTCTTGACGATCTTCCGACCCGCGTACCGCCGTCCGGCGCCGAGGCCGAGACGCCGGTTCGGCGCATCGACCGGGCCGCGCCGCAACCGGACAAGGTCACGCGCGCGGAGGAATTGCGGCTGCAGCTCGCCGACGAGATCGTGCGCGGCGTGCTGGCGCCGGGTTCGGGGCTCGACGAGACCGATATCGCGCGCCGCTTCGGCGTGTCGCGGACGCCGGTGCGTGAGGCGCTGCGTCAGTTGGTGGCGAGCGGCCTGGTCGAAGCCCGTGCGCATCGCGGCGCCGTCGTGGCGCAGCCCTCGCTTGAACGCCTGACCGGCATGTTCGAGGCGATGGCGGAGCTGGAAGCCTTGTGCGCGGGACTGGCCGCCGAACGGATGACGGCAGCGGAGCGCCAGAAGCTCGAGGCGATCCACGAGGAGTTGCGGGTATTGAGCCATGCCGGCAATCCCGAGCGCTTCCACGAGGTCAACGAACGCTTTCACAATGCGATCTATGCCGGTTCGCAGAACGGCTACATCGCCGAAATGACCTTGGCAACGCGGGTGCGGGTGCAGCCGTTTCGCCGCGCCCAGTTCCGCAATCTGGGCCGGCTGGCGAAATCGCAGGCCGAACACGACCGCGTCGTGGTCGCGATCCTGCGCGGCGACAAGATCGGGGCTGCGGCCGCGATGCGCGCGCATATCGAACTGGTGCGCGGCGAATACGAGCTTTACGCGGTGTCGGTGTAGGTCTCGTCATTCCGGGATGGTCCGAAGGACCAGACCTCAGGGGTGCAATTGCACCCCCGGGGAATCTCGAGATTCCGGGTTCGATGCTTTGCATCGCCCCGGAATGACGAGAACTACACCGCCGCCTTCTCCGCCATGAACGCCCGCCAGCCGCCGAACACGGAAATATCGCGCGCGCCCTCCACGGCGATCGGTTCGACCATAAAGCCCTTCACGCCGCGGCCGTCGGCGAGGCGGATGGTGCCGATCGACATCGGCGGCGGGATCGCGGCGACGAATTTTCCGAACGCCGCCGCCGACAGCGCCCACAGCTCCAGCTTGATCGCCGTTCCCTTGTGCGTGTCGACGCGCAGCATGCCGGGTTTCGGCGGCGTGGTGTCGAGGGCGTAGAGTTTGTAGTCCGGCGCGGTGGTGGCGGCCTCCAGCAGGCGGCCGTTGAGCGCCTGCAGTTCGCCGTTGAGCGCCATGCCGGAGAGATGCGCGCCGACCACGGCGATGGCGATCTCGTCGCCGACCAGGCTGGTGGACGGCGCTGCCAGCGGCGGCTGCGTCAATCCTTTGGCGCCCATCTTCAGTTCGGTGTCGGCGTGAAAGGCGCGGCCGATGCTGGCGAGCTGTGCGTCATGCCCGGCGGGCGCCAGCAGCGTGATACCGAACGGAATGCCGTCGGAGCGCATCGCCGCCGGCAGCGCCAGGCCGCAGAGGTCGAGCAGGTTGACGAAATTGGTGTAGGTGCCGAGCCGGCTGTTGAGTTCGATCGGGTTGGCCAGCACCTGCGCGGTCGAGTAGGCGGTCGGCGCCGTCGGCAGCACGATCGCGTCGAGATTGGCGAAGGCGCGATCGGCAATGCGCCGCAGTCCCTGCAGGCGATAGAGCGAGGAAAACGTGTCGGCGGCGGTTAGCCGTGCGCCCGCCGCGGTGATCTCGCGTGTCACCGGATGGATCGAATCCGGCGAAGACGCCAGCAGATTGCGGATCACCAGATAGCGTTCGGCGACCCATGGCCCCTCGTAGAGCAGCCGCGCGGTCTCGTAGAACGGTTCGAGGTCGAACTCGACCAGCGTGGCGCCGAGCGAGGTCCAGCGCTGCAGCGCCTCGCCATAGGCTTTCTCCGAGGCGGTGTCGCCGAAGAAGATCAACTGGCCCTTGCGCGGCACGCCGAGGCGAAGATGAGCGGGAAACGCCGAGATTTGGCCGAGCGGCCGGTTGCGCGAAAACGGATCGGCGCCGTCGGGGCCGGCCATCACCGAAAGCGCGGTCATGGCGTCGTCGACGGTGAGGGAGAATACCGAGATGCAATCGAGCGTCCGGCACGCCGGCACCAGGCCTGCGGTCGAGATCAGCCCAAGGCTCGGTTTCAATCCGACGATGTTGTTGAGCATCGCGGGCACGCGGCCGCTTCCCGCGGTGTCGGTGCCGAGCGCCAGCGGCACCAGTCCGGCCGACACGGCGACGCCCGATCCCGAACTCGATCCGCCCGGAACCAGGTCGGCGCGGATCGGATTGACGGGAATGCCGTAGGGCGAGCGGACGCCGACGAGGCCGGTTGCAAACTGATCGAGATTGGTCTTGCCGATGATGATGGCGCCCGCGGCGCGCAACCGCGCCACCGCCGTCGAGTCCTGCGCTGGAGAATAGGAAAATGCAGGACAGCCCGCCGTGGTTGCCATGCCCTGCGCGTCGATATTGTCCTTTACCGCGACGGGTACGCCGAGCAGCGGCAGCACGCCGGCGTCTTTCGCGCTCAGCGCTTCGGCTTCCGCCAGTGCCGCCTTCTCGTCGCGCAGGCTGATGAACACGGCGGGATCGTTGTAGTCGCGGATACGCTGATAGCTGCGCGCCACGGTTTGCGCCGGCGTCATGGTGCCGGCGCGATGGGCGGCGACGATCGCAGCAACGGTTTCGGTCAAGGGATGCCCCATCTTTGGGTTGGCTGATTAATTCATCTCGAACGAAGCAAGCGATGTGCCATTGTGTACATTATAGGCGTGCGCCGGGATATAGAAATAGGTGCGTATATTCAGAGGTTTAGGTAAGTTTTTGCGAAATGCCGGAGGCCTTGCACAACAACAGGACGCGCCGTGCCTGATTAATAATTAGGCAGGTCTAACCGTTAACCGGCAGCTGCTGCTTCGCGCACGATGACACGTTGCCGGACCGCGCGGTTCTCGCGTAGAGGGAACCGCCTGCCCCCGACAGAGAGGCAGCGGAGGAAACCGATGACGTCAGCCGCCGCC
The Bradyrhizobium sp. KBS0727 genome window above contains:
- a CDS encoding GntR family transcriptional regulator is translated as MSLDDLPTRVPPSGAEAETPVRRIDRAAPQPDKVTRAEELRLQLADEIVRGVLAPGSGLDETDIARRFGVSRTPVREALRQLVASGLVEARAHRGAVVAQPSLERLTGMFEAMAELEALCAGLAAERMTAAERQKLEAIHEELRVLSHAGNPERFHEVNERFHNAIYAGSQNGYIAEMTLATRVRVQPFRRAQFRNLGRLAKSQAEHDRVVVAILRGDKIGAAAAMRAHIELVRGEYELYAVSV
- the hpxZ gene encoding oxalurate catabolism protein HpxZ; the encoded protein is MDIDLPDVLAEVTAQFARYEKALVSNDVAVLDELFRNDSRTLRYGIAENLYGYDAIMAFRAARSPAGLMRRTDKTVISTYGRDTAVASTLFYRDSLAGKVGRQMQTWVRFPEGWRIVAAHVSIINEPGS
- the atzF gene encoding allophanate hydrolase; this translates as MGHPLTETVAAIVAAHRAGTMTPAQTVARSYQRIRDYNDPAVFISLRDEKAALAEAEALSAKDAGVLPLLGVPVAVKDNIDAQGMATTAGCPAFSYSPAQDSTAVARLRAAGAIIIGKTNLDQFATGLVGVRSPYGIPVNPIRADLVPGGSSSGSGVAVSAGLVPLALGTDTAGSGRVPAMLNNIVGLKPSLGLISTAGLVPACRTLDCISVFSLTVDDAMTALSVMAGPDGADPFSRNRPLGQISAFPAHLRLGVPRKGQLIFFGDTASEKAYGEALQRWTSLGATLVEFDLEPFYETARLLYEGPWVAERYLVIRNLLASSPDSIHPVTREITAAGARLTAADTFSSLYRLQGLRRIADRAFANLDAIVLPTAPTAYSTAQVLANPIELNSRLGTYTNFVNLLDLCGLALPAAMRSDGIPFGITLLAPAGHDAQLASIGRAFHADTELKMGAKGLTQPPLAAPSTSLVGDEIAIAVVGAHLSGMALNGELQALNGRLLEAATTAPDYKLYALDTTPPKPGMLRVDTHKGTAIKLELWALSAAAFGKFVAAIPPPMSIGTIRLADGRGVKGFMVEPIAVEGARDISVFGGWRAFMAEKAAV